From one Lolium rigidum isolate FL_2022 chromosome 4, APGP_CSIRO_Lrig_0.1, whole genome shotgun sequence genomic stretch:
- the LOC124648546 gene encoding probable beta-1,3-galactosyltransferase 8: MSGKAVLVLCAASFFVGLLLSGRMTILTSPPSGGRGASTSSGHGSRIALFPDDDCEHRRKLEEGSNPNDVMKEVSRTHQAIRSLDKSVSSLEMELAVERAKRNGGLGASVPSKGLPKAFVVVGINTAFSSKKRRDSLRDTWVPRGEKLRRLEKEKGIVVRFVIGHSATPGGALDRAIDVEEAETRDFMRLDHVEGYHELSSKTRIYFAAAVATWDAAFYVKVDDDVHVNLGMLTNRLARYRTTPRVYVGCMKSGPVLSQKGVKYHEPESWKFGDEGNKYFRHATGQIYAISRDLASYISINQPILHRFANEDVSLGAWLIGLEVEHVDDRSLCCATPPDCEWKKQAGNVCAASFDWSCSGICKSVDRMRAIHSACGEGDGAVWNFAAAA, translated from the exons ATGTCGGGGAAGGCGGTGCTCGTGCTCTGCGCCGCCAGCTTCTTCGTGGGGCTGCTCCTCAGCGGACGCATGACGATCctgacgtcgccgccgtcggggGGCCGCGGCGCCTCGACTTcctccggccacggctccaggatCGCTCTTTTCCCCGACGACGATTGCGAGCACAGGCGT AAGCTAGAAGAAGGGAGCAACCCGAACGATGTCATGAAAGAGGTGTCGAGAACGCACCAAGCTATCCG GTCGCTGGACAAGTCGGTGTCGTCGCTGGAGATGGAGCTGGCGGTGGAGCGCGCCAAGAGGAACGGCGGCCTGGGCGCGTCGGTGCCGTCCAAGGGCCTCCCCAAGGCGTTCGTGGTCGTCGGCATCAACACGGCCTTCAGCAGCAAGAAGCGGCGCGACTCGCTCCGCGACACCTGGGTGCCCCGAGGCGAGAAGCTCCGGCGGCTGGAGAAGGAGAAGGGGATCGTGGTGCGGTTCGTGATCGGGCACAGCGCGACGCCCGGCGGCGCGCTGGACCGGGCCATCGACGTGGAGGAGGCGGAGACGCGGGACTTCATGCGGCTGGACCACGTGGAGGGGTACCACGAGCTGTCGTCCAAGACCAGGATctacttcgccgccgccgtcgccacctgGGACGCCGCCTTCTACGTCAAGGTCGACGACGACGTCCACGTCAACCTCGGCATGCTCACCAACAGGCTCGCCCGGTACAGGACGACGCCGAGGGTCTACGTCGGGTGCATGAAGTCCGGCCCCGTGCTGTCGCAGAA GGGCGTGAAGTACCACGAGCCGGAGTCGTGGAAGTTCGGGGACGAGGGGAACAAGTACTTCCGCCACGCCACGGGGCAGATCTACGCCATCTCCAGGGACCTCGCATCCTACATCTCCATTAACCA GCCGATACTGCACCGGTTCGCGAACGAGGACGTGTCGCTGGGCGCGTGGCTCATCgggctcgaggtggagcacgTCGACGACCGGAGCCTCTGCTGCGCCACGCCACCAG ACTGCGAGTGGAAGAAGCAGGCCGGGAACGTGTGCGCGGCGTCCTTCGACTGGTCCTGCAGCGGCATCTGCAAGTCCGTCGACAGGATGAGGGCCATCCACAGCGCCTGCGGCGAGGGCGACGGAGCCGTCTGgaacttcgccgccgccgcctga
- the LOC124650126 gene encoding uncharacterized protein LOC124650126 has product MEHAMPTMTAESDDDVHLSPSSASSAGGGGGGGGSARFKILCSFGGRIMPRPTDGALKYIGGETRVLAVPRSIRFRDLKKKVEEMFKTDVAAIKYQLLASDDLDILVSVTCDEDLLHMLDEYDRFESKRSPSASPRFRVYVFGPQQTSSVSSVPAVATALPSSRHAPAYVRSQPLQQLYNHHQHHFQPERYVASVPATPEGSPPYPDQPSGIASAGNSPRADQAVFRGGMQRVRSSPNLGGLNAALNQHAGDGGGLSGYMSSSPGHPSAGHLFLQGSGYSQYRNPPPQYSPAPVPVPHHAGAVGRHDMRGGYARPSGSYMAAPMVPTLRSGRPVSRGGSEMRTPKKAATIWD; this is encoded by the exons ATGGAGCACGCGATGCCGACCATGACAGCTGAGTCCGACGACGACGTGCACCTCTCTCCGAGCAGCGCCAGCAGCGCTGGAGGcgggggtggtggcggtggcagcgCCCGCTTCAAGATACTCTGCAGCTTCGGAGGCCGCATCATGCCCCGCCCCACCGACGGCGCCCTCAAGTACATCGGCGGCGAGACCCGCGTCCTCGCCGTGCCCCGCTCCATCCGCTTCCGCG atttgaagaagaaggtggaggagaTGTTCAAGACGGACGTGGCGGCCATCAAGTACCAGCTCCTCGCCTCCGACGACCTCGACATCCTCGTCTCGGTCACCTGCGACGAGGACCTGCTCCACATGCTCGACGAGTATGACCGGTTCGAGTCCAAGCGCTCGCCATCCGCGTCGCCACGCTTCCGCGTCTACGTCTTCGGCCCGCAGCAGACGAGCTCCGTCTCGTCTGTTCCCGCTGTCGCCACAGCCCTCCCCTCGTCCCGCCACGCCCCGGCCTACGTGCGCAGCCAGCCGCTGCAGCAGCTCTAcaaccaccaccagcaccacttCCAGCCGGAGCGCTACGTGGCGTCTGTGCCCGCCACGCCTGAAGGGAGCCCGCCGTACCCAGACCAGCCGAGCGGCATAGCCTCGGCGGGCAACTCCCCTCGTGCGGACCAGGCCGTGTTCCGCGGCGGGATGCAGCGCGTCCGGAGCTCACCCAATCTCGGCGGCCTGAACGCGGCCCTCAACCAACACGCCGGGGATGGCGGAGGCCTTTCGGGATACATGAGCAGCTCGCCGGGGCACCCCAGCGCCGGCCACCTCTTCTTGCAGGGCAGCGGTTACAGCCAGTACCGCAACCCACCACCGCAGTACTCTCCGGCTCCCGTGCCCGTGCCGCACCACGCCGGCGCCGTAGGGAGGCACGACATGCGCGGCGGCTACGCGCGCCCGAGCGGCAGCTACATGGCTGCGCCTATGGTGCCCACGCTCCGGTCAGGTCGGCCGGTCTCGAGGGGCGGCAGCGAGATGCGGACGCCGAAGAAGGCGGCGACGATATGGGACTGA